The DNA window TAGAGGACATTTACCCACGTTGCAGTCACATTGGCTGTTTTGTCACAAAAGTTCAAGAGATAAGTCACGGCAATTTTTCTGATAGACGATTTAGGAagtaactccgtcgggtttgtataggttgGACATGGggacgtgtttccgacacacccctcgctggtgattggcccgttcaatgtttgtcagaggtttagacaagggtactcactcttctacaaccaatacaaacccaacgaagttattttcggaattcgtcttttGAGCAATTGTGCAGTAACTACTACACGATAGCACccttgtgtttgtgcgtgtctgCGGCATGAAGGGTAAATGCAGAGAGCATATGGCcaggccatgttgggtttgatgcgtgcatgcctggttttctcctgtagatgggtgtcggcacagaaggtctgcccgctgtcctcagccaacatgctccgtcttcatggcagctcacattttttatcgaggttctctcctctagatccgccgtgtttcgcctaggggcttgcgctgcctagttgatagggtcacctcgtagaggatgtggtcatagaccacgcacggtcggtcttgggatagggaaacgttatgctagtccggagggattacgccacaatggccacctcgcgaagacccagggtcctagactagggaggtccaagggggagcaccgggagggctacccctctacccgcacctccaacacaatcccttcccctggtagcttcatccccaaggaggaaacagagctacctgcaacaccccagaGAGCATATGAGTTGAAACAAAGAAACtcgaaaacaaacaacaagtcgcgtaaggtgaaattactacatttagtcaagctgtcgaactcacgagatgaaactgaacgcactgtattttttaccaagacagtacagcttcgtcaatccccgcgtgaaggaaatcgctcacctcccacgtgcaaaacgttgtgatattgacacgccagattagcgcggtagcgtattgtgcaaagcagtctgtattcttgttaactttctgagcttgttttgaatacaacctatcatatctatatggttttggaatcaggaaatgataaagaataagatgaaatcatttttggatcgatttcttacattttaatcgtaagactaattaatctattttcgttaattgtgatcacattttaagagtaaacatgacatatgtatatatttttagattcacaatgtgatgaagaatacgatgcaatcaattttaaatctgtttgcgaaaaatcgatttaaatgaaaactttaatgagcaaactcattaattattttttaagccttcaagctgaaatgcaataccaaagtccgggctttgtcgaagattacttgaccaaactttcaaccaatttggttgaaaaatgagagcgtgacagtgccgcctcaactttcacgaaaagtcggatatgatgtcatcaaagacatttatcaataaAATGAAAGCAAtttctggagataccatactcaggatctatCATGTCAAGTTTGAtgaatatcggtccagtagttttctctgaatcgctctacacacacacacacacacacacacacacacacacacacacacacacacacacacacacacacacacacacacacacacacatacacatacaccacgaccctcgtctcgattcccccctctacgttaaaacatttagtcaaaacttgactaaatgtaaaaaaacacctgATGAGAAAATAAACACCCGAGCACGCACGCActcccgtacacacacacacacacacacacacacacacacacacacacacacacacacacacacacacacacacacacacatacacatacacgaacTAAAATGCATTTAAACTCAACATTTTCTGTAATTGTAGTCGacatattatttttttatttatttgatgTTTTAGGTATGGTCTAACCAATCTTTCAACCAGTCAGGTGTTAACTGGACACTCGTACGGCTAATTTCACGGTTTCTGTAAAAGAAGATGACATTAAGAAATGAATTTAACTGATGATTTAACATTTCTCCTCTTTTACAGGACGACGAGAACGAAGTCAAAGCCGCTTGTAGTAAAGATCCTACACAGGCCACAACCTCTCAGCAGAATCCTACCACATCTGATATGGAAACCACTGATTCCACTACAGTAAACGACGCACCAACTTCAAGCGAGGGCTCCGGAACATTACCCTCTGACGTCACAACTCCAGCCGATGACGTCACTACTGCAATTAGTACAGAATCCGGAAGTGACGCAAGCAGCACGTCACACGAAGGCTCAACCACGGACACAATAACTTTTGCAGAAGATCAATCCTCAGATGGCACATCGGTCACAACTCCGATATACAGTCAAACCACAGACGCTGCGAGCACCAGTACACTACCTTCACACGAAGGCTCTACCGCGGACACAACAACTGTCGGTGAAGATCAGTCCTCAGATGGCACGTTGGTCACAACTCCGAATAACCCTCAAACCACAGACGCTGCTAGCACCAGTACGCAGCCTTCTCCTGGTGAAGGAGCGAAGCCTTCCTGTTGCACGTGCGTTATGAAGACGGTAAATAACACCCTGTCGCCCGAACAAATCACAGAGCTCGACAAGAAGACCAAGGCAGAGATCAACGCGAAACTGATgctgaacaaaaaaaacttatCGTCTTACATCCGCACCAAAGAGTCGGCCCAGGACGAAAGGAAATCGTCTGAAGCCATCGGGAGGGGTTTGGGAATCGCCATCTTTTCGACGGTGTTCGGGGCGATCTGCGGCAGCGACCTGGTAAGCGTCATCATCTATATTGCTAAATTCAAGCGCCGTTTCCTTAGGTGGAGGAGAACAAGACAGCAAGACCAGGTCGTCAGAATAGAAATGTCGGCACAAGATGGAGAAGGAAGTGAGCAGAATAATGAAGATACGAGTCCCGGTTCTGATGACGAGAaagaagatgatgataatgttgATGAAAACGTCGACGTTGATGACAACAATGATGTTGATGAAAATGACGCTGATGCCGATGATGTTGGTGCAGGTGATGACGGCATTGGAGACATGACTGAAGCAAGGACAGATCCACGTGAGCGTCTTGTGAACGTTTTATCTAGCAGCAAATCTTAATATATGGCAGAGTTGAACATTCTGAACTCGTCTTTCTTTATTAACATGTGCACAATATTTCAGGAATGTGTTGGTCCACACTAACcgtcttctttctctctgtctgcatGTCCATCACACTAATTGTTTTTCTCCCtctatttcttctctctctctccctctatcgtTCGCCCTCCCACTCTATATGTCTTTTTCTCTATTTCTCCCTGTCTGTTTCTGcatgtctatatgtctgtctctttctctctgtctctgaccccccccccccccgccctctctctctctctttctctctctctctctctctctctctctctctctctctatcactctccctctctctctctctctcactctctctcactctcagtaatacttttttctctctttatcaatAATAGAAAGCCAAACTGGGGTT is part of the Littorina saxatilis isolate snail1 unplaced genomic scaffold, US_GU_Lsax_2.0 scaffold_1415, whole genome shotgun sequence genome and encodes:
- the LOC138957364 gene encoding serine-rich adhesin for platelets-like — translated: MFIVQFIIVQLLDDIHVDMVMEQMMPTETIGRKYVLGSNMDSSLQEIIKIVPLQKDKSFSYQGDCYDSPTDRTVFIFKRNSSEVIEILADHQTLVAQFMSGGGTAYPDVVMNMPTPVFQWATSYWVYTPPVDTAADAFASVYVSVISANGTAEHLEIEPSTGGRKINTTKASPYEVTTLEFDTGLVRELKCTHADCRPFSAFLVQNKQARSLSLTIRNKIPDFSSGGKDDENEVKAACSKDPTQATTSQQNPTTSDMETTDSTTVNDAPTSSEGSGTLPSDVTTPADDVTTAISTESGSDASSTSHEGSTTDTITFAEDQSSDGTSVTTPIYSQTTDAASTSTLPSHEGSTADTTTVGEDQSSDGTLVTTPNNPQTTDAASTSTQPSPGEGAKPSCCTCVMKTVNNTLSPEQITELDKKTKAEINAKLMLNKKNLSSYIRTKESAQDERKSSEAIGRGLGIAIFSTVFGAICGSDLVSVIIYIAKFKRRFLRWRRTRQQDQVVRIEMSAQDGEGSEQNNEDTSPGSDDEKEDDDNVDENVDVDDNNDVDENDADADDVGAGDDGIGDMTEARTDPRERLVNVLSSSKS